The following are encoded together in the Pseudomonadota bacterium genome:
- a CDS encoding ABC transporter ATP-binding protein, producing MRFEAQSLRRTFGSRALFEDLSFSLGSGQTLAVLGPSGTGKSQLLRALAWLDPLEAGSVRLDGRIPSELGIPTWRARVAYVPQVVPELRGTPAQYASQIEALQAQRGRSNDDAFALASSWGLSPESWRRPWSSLSGGERQRAYLALRLARRPDVLLLDEPTSALDAGVSLALEASLRATPSVWVTHDAAQAERVATQRLELGP from the coding sequence ATGCGTTTCGAAGCACAATCACTACGACGGACTTTTGGCAGCCGAGCACTGTTCGAAGACCTGTCTTTCTCGCTCGGGTCCGGCCAGACCCTGGCGGTGTTGGGGCCGTCTGGCACGGGCAAATCCCAGCTGCTGCGGGCGCTGGCGTGGCTGGATCCCCTGGAGGCGGGTAGCGTACGGCTGGACGGGCGGATCCCCTCCGAGCTTGGTATCCCTACCTGGCGCGCCCGGGTGGCCTACGTGCCCCAAGTCGTGCCGGAGCTGCGTGGGACACCCGCACAGTACGCGAGCCAGATCGAGGCGTTGCAGGCGCAGCGTGGCCGCAGCAACGACGACGCCTTCGCGCTTGCGAGCAGCTGGGGCCTGAGCCCGGAGTCGTGGCGCCGGCCCTGGAGCAGCCTGTCCGGGGGTGAGCGCCAGCGTGCTTACCTGGCGCTGCGGCTCGCGCGTCGGCCCGACGTCCTGCTGCTGGACGAGCCCACATCCGCCCTCGACGCGGGAGTGAGCTTGGCGCTGGAGGCAAGCTTGCGAGCAACGCCGAGCGTATGGGTCACGCACGACGCTGCGCAGGCCGAGCGCGTGGCAACGCAAAGGCTCGAGCTCGGCCCATGA
- the fetB gene encoding iron export ABC transporter permease subunit FetB: protein MTSALDIGWPRLAFAAALLLLNGGLSLLLGLRLERKLMLAALRTAVQLTILGYLLVPIFRVAHPGLVLGVASLMVALAAREAIARSERGYAGAVASTFVALLLGAAPAVWVGTALVIEVEPWWHARYLIPLVGMVLGNALTGVSLGIDRCLNELDEGRGRVESLLSCGATRWEAARPVAVEALRSAMIPILNAMSVVGLVTIPGMMTGQLMGGTPPTLAARYQIMVMFLIAGATALGAGFSVLLCLHRLFDAEHRLRVERMSKRE from the coding sequence ATGACGAGCGCCCTGGACATCGGCTGGCCGAGACTCGCCTTCGCGGCCGCTCTGCTGCTGCTGAACGGCGGGCTTTCGCTGCTGCTGGGCCTTCGCCTGGAGCGCAAGCTCATGCTGGCCGCCCTGCGCACGGCCGTTCAGCTCACGATCCTCGGCTATCTGCTCGTCCCCATATTTCGCGTCGCCCATCCCGGGCTCGTCCTGGGTGTGGCGTCGCTGATGGTGGCGCTGGCAGCCCGGGAAGCGATCGCACGCTCCGAGCGGGGTTACGCGGGCGCCGTGGCGAGCACGTTCGTGGCGCTGTTGCTGGGTGCCGCGCCCGCGGTCTGGGTGGGCACGGCGCTGGTCATCGAGGTCGAGCCGTGGTGGCACGCGCGCTACCTCATCCCCCTGGTGGGCATGGTGCTTGGCAACGCACTGACAGGCGTGAGTCTCGGCATCGATCGCTGCCTGAACGAGCTCGATGAGGGTCGTGGCCGGGTGGAATCCCTGTTGAGCTGCGGAGCGACGCGCTGGGAGGCCGCGCGACCCGTGGCGGTCGAGGCGCTCAGAAGCGCCATGATCCCCATCCTGAACGCCATGAGCGTGGTGGGGCTCGTCACGATTCCGGGGATGATGACGGGGCAGCTGATGGGAGGCACTCCACCCACCTTGGCTGCGCGCTACCAGATCATGGTCATGTTTCTGATCGCCGGAGCGACCGCCCTGGGCGCCGGCTTCTCGGTGCTGTTGTGCCTGCACAGGTTGTTCGATGCCGAGCACCGCTTGCGCGTCGAGCGGATGAGCAAGCGCGAATGA
- a CDS encoding DUF1611 domain-containing protein, with the protein MREGAILLTGELFRTVHGKTAHALVRGPSRYRIQGVVDPQLAGRDAGEVLDRVHRGIPIAGCLADLLDRASPAPTYCVVAVATAGGRLPPQMRQELVQAARAGLSLVNGLHNLLSDDPELLALTEQQGARIIDLRKPRPTKQMRFWSGESLTLDTPRVAVLGTDCAIGKRTTCSLLTDACRRRGLRAEMIYTGQSGWLQGYRHGFILDATPNDFVCGELEAAILDCQRQQEPDLILLEGQSALRNPSGPCGSEFIVSAGARAVILQHAPGREFFTDMDRLGCRIPGIKDEIALVRLLGAEVVAVTMNDQDLDVAKAARLQSALRQELALPVVRPLSEGVDGLVEVLCSRLARRQST; encoded by the coding sequence ATGCGTGAAGGCGCGATCCTGCTCACCGGCGAGCTCTTTCGAACCGTTCACGGCAAGACAGCCCACGCGCTGGTGAGGGGCCCGAGCCGTTACCGCATCCAGGGCGTCGTGGATCCGCAGCTGGCAGGACGGGACGCCGGCGAGGTGCTCGACAGGGTGCATCGCGGGATTCCGATCGCCGGCTGCTTGGCGGATTTGCTGGATCGAGCTTCCCCAGCGCCGACGTACTGCGTCGTGGCCGTGGCAACGGCCGGCGGTCGCCTGCCTCCACAAATGCGCCAGGAGCTAGTGCAAGCCGCGCGAGCCGGTCTCTCGCTCGTTAACGGTCTGCACAACCTGCTCTCGGATGATCCGGAGCTCTTGGCGCTCACCGAACAGCAGGGCGCTCGCATCATCGATCTGCGCAAGCCCAGACCCACCAAGCAGATGCGATTCTGGTCCGGCGAGAGTCTCACCCTGGACACGCCGCGCGTGGCTGTGCTCGGCACGGACTGCGCGATCGGCAAGCGCACGACCTGCTCGCTCTTGACCGATGCATGCCGGCGTCGGGGATTGCGCGCGGAAATGATCTACACCGGCCAGAGCGGCTGGCTGCAGGGCTACCGTCACGGCTTCATTCTCGATGCGACGCCCAACGATTTCGTGTGCGGCGAGCTCGAGGCGGCGATCCTGGACTGCCAGCGCCAACAGGAGCCTGACCTGATCCTGCTCGAGGGGCAGTCAGCGCTTCGTAATCCTTCCGGGCCCTGCGGCTCCGAGTTCATAGTCTCGGCCGGGGCCCGCGCCGTCATCCTGCAGCATGCTCCAGGTCGTGAGTTCTTCACGGACATGGACCGGCTCGGCTGCCGCATCCCCGGGATCAAGGACGAGATCGCGCTCGTGCGGCTCCTTGGTGCCGAGGTCGTGGCCGTGACGATGAACGATCAGGATCTTGACGTCGCAAAGGCCGCGCGGCTCCAGTCAGCGCTTCGGCAAGAGCTGGCTCTGCCCGTTGTTCGCCCTCTGAGCGAGGGCGTTGACGGGTTGGTCGAGGTGCTCTGCTCGCGTTTGGCCCGGAGGCAGAGCACATGA
- a CDS encoding dipeptide epimerase yields the protein MRIRRVESWKQSLPLTRPYTIATREISSVELFFVKLVAQEGLVGYGSASPAEHVTGESELACGSALAPERLEWLEGRDARRLGALSREAETRLRSAPAARACLDMALYDLFARSVDVPLVEFLGRQYSALPTSITIGIKSTEAALDEAQEYVGRGFRHLKVKIGLDLNADIERVRRLHERFGNSVAIRVDANQGYTREQTLCFSEAVAGLGVELLEQPLEAAALEEMRTLPASLRRSIAADESLHDERDAVRVAAPPAAFGIFNIKLMKCGGIRSGLGIATIAEASGRELMWGCMDESVISIAAALHAALSAPATRYLDLDGSFDLGHDMAEGGFCVEQGTLRTTDRPGLGVWGRS from the coding sequence ATGAGGATTCGGCGCGTCGAGAGCTGGAAGCAATCGCTTCCGCTCACCCGTCCGTACACGATCGCCACGCGTGAGATCTCTTCGGTCGAGTTGTTTTTCGTCAAGCTCGTCGCGCAGGAGGGACTCGTAGGTTACGGCTCGGCTTCCCCCGCAGAGCACGTGACCGGCGAATCGGAGCTCGCCTGTGGGTCGGCCCTTGCGCCGGAGCGTCTGGAGTGGCTCGAGGGCCGTGACGCGCGCCGGCTCGGGGCGCTGAGCCGAGAGGCGGAGACACGGCTTCGCAGCGCCCCTGCTGCCCGAGCCTGCTTGGACATGGCCCTGTACGATTTGTTTGCGCGCTCTGTGGATGTTCCGCTGGTCGAGTTTCTTGGCAGGCAGTACAGTGCTCTGCCGACGTCGATCACGATTGGCATCAAGAGCACCGAAGCCGCGTTGGACGAGGCGCAGGAGTACGTCGGCCGGGGCTTTCGCCATCTGAAAGTCAAGATTGGCCTGGATCTGAACGCCGATATCGAGAGGGTACGCAGGCTGCACGAGCGATTTGGCAACTCCGTCGCCATCCGCGTCGACGCCAATCAGGGCTATACCCGCGAGCAGACGCTTTGCTTCAGCGAGGCCGTCGCGGGCTTGGGCGTCGAGCTTTTGGAACAACCGCTCGAGGCCGCGGCGCTCGAGGAGATGAGGACGCTGCCGGCCTCGCTTCGCCGCAGCATTGCCGCCGATGAGAGCCTGCATGACGAACGAGATGCCGTGCGCGTCGCGGCGCCGCCGGCAGCCTTTGGGATCTTCAATATCAAGTTAATGAAGTGCGGTGGCATACGTTCGGGGTTGGGGATCGCCACCATCGCCGAAGCGTCGGGGCGCGAGCTCATGTGGGGGTGCATGGATGAGAGTGTGATCAGCATCGCCGCAGCCTTGCATGCGGCGCTTTCCGCTCCGGCGACGCGCTATCTCGACCTCGATGGCAGCTTTGATTTGGGGCACGACATGGCGGAGGGTGGCTTTTGCGTGGAACAAGGAACCTTGAGAACGACAGACCGGCCCGGGCTGGGCGTTTGGGGAAGATCATGA
- a CDS encoding universal stress protein: MTQVGTILVAVDFSDDSLAALDVAADMAGDPATKLVLAHVYWPQPVAPPLAVPSFEQVQAEIEREMNSAVRDKLAELRRLRLPSANDVKLEILPHRSPAQAICECAQRLGADLVIVGTRGLTGLAHLLIGSVAEKIVRHAPCNVLVARKA; this comes from the coding sequence ATGACACAGGTAGGTACGATTCTCGTTGCGGTAGACTTCTCTGACGATTCGCTGGCGGCGCTGGACGTTGCGGCTGACATGGCTGGCGATCCAGCGACCAAATTGGTGCTTGCACACGTGTACTGGCCACAGCCCGTGGCCCCGCCTTTGGCCGTACCGAGCTTCGAGCAGGTGCAAGCCGAGATCGAGCGCGAGATGAATAGTGCCGTCCGTGACAAGCTGGCGGAGCTGCGCAGGCTCCGTCTACCTTCTGCCAACGACGTGAAGCTGGAGATCCTGCCGCATCGCAGTCCCGCTCAGGCGATCTGCGAATGTGCGCAGCGACTCGGGGCAGACTTGGTGATAGTCGGCACGCGCGGCCTCACGGGGCTGGCCCACCTGCTCATAGGTAGCGTTGCCGAGAAGATCGTGCGGCATGCGCCATGCAATGTCCTGGTCGCCCGCAAGGCCTAA
- a CDS encoding response regulator, whose product MRSDTQAKERVMASGTGVGPTKGHVLVVDDDERMLRSACRNLKQLSFSVVPSANARDAEALLRQRQFSAVLSDLKLYRAVDKSTPLAAWIARVYRSTPVLVMTGERDVETVFRHLGTARIWGVLPKPFALQELDEALDNALEQGRLFDHQQEHEACSITTTLVRALTLRNARAGLHARRVGRWSWLLAARLGRPVDERGMYELGGTLHNVGLLVASDEVLSRRAPATQQDAEPPREHPQRGGELLSGIQCLAEARDAVLYHRERWDGGGYPSGLKGEQIPLAARVVALAEAYEAMTSEAPLGQALTHAQAVYEIAALAGARFDPAVVAAFAGCDEQTWLAARTDTGAAQGLRDRG is encoded by the coding sequence ATGCGTAGCGACACGCAGGCCAAGGAGCGCGTCATGGCAAGTGGCACAGGGGTCGGCCCCACCAAGGGTCACGTGTTGGTGGTGGACGATGACGAACGGATGCTGCGCAGTGCATGCCGCAATCTGAAGCAGCTTTCGTTCAGCGTGGTCCCCTCGGCAAACGCCCGCGACGCGGAGGCACTGTTGCGCCAGCGCCAGTTCTCGGCGGTGTTGAGCGATCTCAAGCTCTATCGCGCCGTGGACAAGAGCACGCCTTTGGCAGCATGGATAGCACGAGTCTACCGCAGCACGCCGGTGCTGGTCATGACCGGCGAGCGCGACGTCGAGACCGTCTTCCGCCACCTGGGCACGGCGAGGATATGGGGGGTGTTGCCCAAGCCCTTCGCGCTGCAGGAGCTCGACGAAGCGCTCGACAACGCCCTCGAGCAGGGGCGCCTCTTCGATCATCAGCAAGAACACGAGGCGTGCTCGATCACCACGACGCTGGTGAGGGCTTTGACGCTCAGGAATGCGCGTGCCGGTCTGCATGCCCGTCGCGTCGGCCGCTGGTCTTGGCTCCTGGCGGCGCGGCTGGGGCGTCCGGTGGACGAACGCGGCATGTACGAGCTAGGCGGCACCCTGCACAACGTCGGGCTGCTGGTGGCAAGCGACGAGGTGTTGTCCCGTCGAGCCCCTGCAACGCAGCAGGACGCGGAGCCTCCACGCGAGCACCCGCAACGTGGCGGCGAGCTTCTGTCCGGCATCCAATGCCTCGCCGAGGCGCGCGACGCCGTGCTGTACCATCGTGAGCGTTGGGACGGCGGCGGCTATCCATCCGGTCTCAAGGGGGAGCAGATCCCGCTCGCTGCCAGGGTCGTTGCACTGGCCGAAGCGTACGAGGCAATGACCTCGGAGGCACCCCTTGGGCAGGCGCTGACTCACGCGCAAGCCGTCTACGAGATCGCAGCGCTCGCCGGAGCTCGGTTCGATCCTGCTGTGGTGGCCGCCTTCGCTGGCTGCGATGAGCAGACCTGGCTCGCCGCCCGTACCGATACCGGCGCCGCGCAAGGCCTCCGTGACCGTGGGTAG